A stretch of the Camelina sativa cultivar DH55 unplaced genomic scaffold, Cs unpScaffold00382, whole genome shotgun sequence genome encodes the following:
- the LOC104772986 gene encoding glycine-rich RNA-binding protein 2, mitochondrial isoform X1, translating into MSFCNKLGGLLRQNITPSGGNVPVTSMLGSLRLMSTKLFVGGLSWGTDDASLRDAFAHFGEVVDAKVIVDRETGRSRGFGFVNFSDETAASAAISEMDGKDLNGRNIRVNPANDRPSAPRAYGGGGGYGGGGGSYGGGGGSYGGGGSSYGGGGDGGSY; encoded by the exons ATGTCTTTCTGCAACAAACTCGGTGGTCTATTGAGACAGAACATAACTCCCAGCGGAGGAAATGTTCCGGTTACATCTATGCTTGGATCTCTTCGGTTGATGTCTACCAAGCTTTTCGTCGGAG GTCTGTCATGGGGAACTGATGACGCATCCTTGAGGGATGCTTTTGCTCACTTCGGTGAAGTCGTTGATG CTAAAGTCATCGTAGATAGAGAGACAGGAAGATCGAGGGGTTTTGGATTTGTCAACTTCAGTGATGAGACTGCTGCATCTGCTGCCATTTCTGAGATGGACGGAAAG GATCTGAATGGTCGTAACATCCGAGTGAACCCTGCTAACGATAGACCAAGTGCTCCCCGGGCATATGGTGGCGGCGGTGGTTACGGAGGTGGCGGTGGTAGCTACGGAGGTGGTGGCGGAAGCTATGGAGGAGGTGGCAGCAGCtatggaggaggtggtgatGGTGGTAGTTACTAA
- the LOC104772986 gene encoding glycine-rich RNA-binding protein 2, mitochondrial (The RefSeq protein has 1 frameshift compared to this genomic sequence) translates to MSFCNKLGGLLRQNITPSGGNVPVTSMLGSLRLMSTKLFVGGLSWGTDDASLRDAFAHFGEVVDAKVIVDRETGRSRGFGFVNFSDETAASAAISEMDGKDLNGRNIRVNPANDRPSAPRAYGGGGGYGGGGGSYGGGGGSYGGGGSSYGGGGDGW, encoded by the exons ATGTCTTTCTGCAACAAACTCGGTGGTCTATTGAGACAGAACATAACTCCCAGCGGAGGAAATGTTCCGGTTACATCTATGCTTGGATCTCTTCGGTTGATGTCTACCAAGCTTTTCGTCGGAG GTCTGTCATGGGGAACTGATGACGCATCCTTGAGGGATGCTTTTGCTCACTTCGGTGAAGTCGTTGATG CTAAAGTCATCGTAGATAGAGAGACAGGAAGATCGAGGGGTTTTGGATTTGTCAACTTCAGTGATGAGACTGCTGCATCTGCTGCCATTTCTGAGATGGACGGAAAG GATCTGAATGGTCGTAACATCCGAGTGAACCCTGCTAACGATAGACCAAGTGCTCCCCGGGCATATGGTGGCGGCGGTGGTTACGGAGGTGGCGGTGGTAGCTACGGAGGTGGTGGCGGAAGCTATGGAGGAGGTGGCAGCAGCtatggaggaggtggtgat TGGTAG
- the LOC104772987 gene encoding Werner Syndrome-like exonuclease produces MSRTKNWDDDDDDFTEEQLLAIDAIEASYKLSHSSSSSSSPAVGAITSGHGDEVPHHQIPNNNKIRRELPRSITSPAAYKRFPLSRCRGRNFPAMRFGGRILYSKTASEVDRRAMQLLKVLDTKRDESGKAIVGLDIEWRPSFRKGVLPGKVATVQICVDKNYCDVMHIVHSGIPQSLQHLIEDSTLVKVGIGIDGDSVKLFHDYGVSIKDVEDLSDLANRKIGGDSKKWGLASLTETLVCKELLKPHRIRLGNWEIYPLSKQQLQYAATDAYASWHLYQVLKDLPDAVNGS; encoded by the exons atgtcaaggACAAAAAATTgggacgacgacgacgacgatttTACAGAGGAGCAGCTTCTGGCTATCGACGCAATCGAAGCTTCCTATAAACTCtcccactcttcttcttcttcttcttctccggccGTAGGGGCTATAACCTCCGGCCATGGGGACGAGGTTCCACATCATCAAatccctaataataataaaatccgCCGCGAATTGCCTCGTTCCATCACTTCTCCTGCAGCTTATAAACGATTTCCCCTCTCTCGTTGCCGAG GTAGGAATTTTCCAGCGATGAGGTTTGGTGGTAGGATTTTGTACAGTAAGACTGCTAGTGAGGTTGATAGGCGAGCAATGCAGCTTCTTAAGGTTCTTGATACCAAGAGGGATGAATCTGGAAAAGCTATTGTTGGCTTAGATATTGAGTGGAGACCTAGTTTTAGAAAAG GTGTTCTCCCTGGGAAGGTTGCAACTGTCCAGATATGTGTAGATAAGAATTATTGTGATGTTATGCACATTGTCCATTCCGGTATCCCACAAAGTCTCCAACATCTTATTGAGGATTCAACACTTGTCAag gtaggTATTGGAATTGACGGTGACTCTGTGAAGCTTTTCCATGACTATGGAGTGTCCATCAAAGATGTTGAGGATCTTTCAGATTTAGCCAACCGAAAAATTGGTGGAGATTCAAAAAAATGGGGCCTTGCCTCACTAACAGAGACACTTGTCTGTAAAGAG CTCCTGAAGCCTCACAGAATCAGGCTTGGGAACTGGGAGATTTATCCTCTATCGAAGCAGCAGTTACAATACGCAGCAACAGATGCTTATGCTTCATGGCATCTTTACCAG GTTCTAAAGGACCTTCCTGATGCTGTCAATGGCTCATGA